The following are encoded in a window of Amblyraja radiata isolate CabotCenter1 chromosome 7, sAmbRad1.1.pri, whole genome shotgun sequence genomic DNA:
- the mettl21a gene encoding protein N-lysine methyltransferase METTL21A, whose translation MALLPYDNAMIPELRKFHEASATFQFVNRDIVIRQDWKQLGVAAVVWDAAVILCTFLELGAVQLQDRTVIELGAGTGLVGIVAAHLGADVTVTDREVVLQFLESNVQDNISDDLRGRVRVKELTWGVNLSKFEPASYDVILGADVVYLEETFPALLETLEYLSSEQTTILLSCRIRYARDHDFLMMLGSHFAVERVHYDSKRDVHIYKAQKTKLKEEL comes from the exons ATGGCTTTACTGCCCTACGATAATGCCATGATCCCGGAACTCCGGAAATTCCATGAAGCCTCTGCAACCTTCCAGTTTGTTAACCGGGACATAGTGATCAGGCAGGACTGGAAACAGCTGGGGGTGGCAGCAGTGGTGTGGGATGCA GCTGTGATACTTTGCACGTTCCTTGAACTGGGAGCGGTACAGCTCCAAGACCGCACTGTGATAGAGCTGGGAGCAGGAACTGGATTGGTTGGAATAGTTGCAGCACATCTAG GTGCCGATGTTACAGTCACTGATAGGGAAGTAGTGCTTCAGTTCTTGGAGTCTAATGTGCAAgataacatctctgatgacctgcgAGGCAGGGTGCGGGTCAAGGAACTGACCTGGGGGGTAAACCTCTCCAAGTTCGAGCCTGCCAGCTATGACGTTATCCTGGGGGCTGATGTGGTTTATTTGGAGGAGACGTTCCCAGCCTTGCTGGAGACTCTGGAATACCTCAGCTCTGAACAGACCACAATCCTGCTGTCCTGCCGCATACGGTACGCACGGGACCACGACTTCCTGATGATGCTGGGAAGTCATTTTGCAGTGGAGAGAGTTCATTACGACAGCAAGAGAGATGTTCACATTTACAAGGCACAGAAAACAAAGTTGAAGGAAGAACTCTAA